A region of Subtercola boreus DNA encodes the following proteins:
- a CDS encoding PH domain-containing protein yields the protein MPSAAPPVLPAAPTAAPPAVRRAVQQLTDGEWHRLHWASPLLKGGIAFVAILAFVLANLRERLVELVIGQTGGPGGGGQPGDGTGGQNGGRFDGDPLNAIYETGFTGVAILITLGVLLIAVALFAVAWRMHTFRIGTDAVEVRSGVVFRHNRQARLDRIQGIHITRPLLARVFGAARIELTVAGQDAKVELSYLGSRQVDELRRELLRRASGVQRAEAAARAEAAGTATVSAGTSAGAAGTTPAPGTAPAPGTAPAAGTAPDPGTAPDPGTAPDPGTAPSPGAASAAGATPVHGAAPAPGTVPAAEQAREAGILNRRVHELLGPELDLDAAPPESVVKITPLRILGSLVVSEFTVVLLLVVAALFFSTFVLHRYFILFLLLPSVLGSLGYYVRRFSKAARYSIAATSDGVRVGYGLLSTSNDTLPPGRIHAIEVTQPILWRPMGWWMIRINRAGHASGRGSSSAPHTLLLPVGRIADVEKVLALLLPGLAGADTQGLVMAGLVARGRAATGFSRAPRRAQCLRPFSWRRTGLARTHDAVLLRTGFFWRRLTVLPLARLQSVRVSQGPVRRILDLAELHFTTIAGPVRAELGVIDRAAAVAVFTDVSAAAVEALRADGTHRWAA from the coding sequence GCGGTGCGCCGTGCCGTGCAGCAGCTCACCGACGGGGAGTGGCACCGGCTGCACTGGGCGTCGCCGCTGCTGAAGGGCGGGATCGCCTTCGTCGCGATCCTCGCCTTCGTGCTCGCCAACCTGCGCGAGCGCCTCGTCGAGCTCGTCATCGGCCAGACCGGCGGTCCGGGCGGCGGCGGCCAGCCGGGCGACGGCACCGGGGGGCAGAACGGCGGCCGTTTCGACGGCGACCCGCTCAACGCCATCTATGAGACCGGCTTCACCGGTGTCGCCATCCTGATCACGCTCGGGGTGCTCCTGATCGCTGTCGCCCTGTTCGCGGTGGCGTGGCGGATGCACACCTTCCGTATCGGCACCGACGCCGTCGAGGTGCGGAGCGGCGTGGTCTTCCGCCACAACCGGCAGGCCCGGCTCGACCGCATCCAGGGCATCCACATCACCCGGCCGCTGCTCGCCCGCGTCTTCGGCGCGGCACGGATCGAACTGACCGTCGCCGGGCAGGATGCGAAGGTCGAGCTGTCGTACCTCGGCTCCCGGCAGGTGGACGAGCTCCGCCGTGAGCTGCTCCGGCGCGCGTCGGGGGTGCAGCGGGCGGAGGCGGCGGCGCGCGCGGAGGCGGCCGGCACTGCCACTGTCTCCGCCGGGACCTCAGCCGGAGCCGCCGGGACTACCCCCGCCCCCGGGACGGCCCCCGCCCCCGGAACGGCCCCTGCCGCCGGGACGGCACCCGACCCCGGGACGGCACCCGACCCCGGCACGGCACCCGACCCCGGGACGGCTCCCTCCCCCGGCGCGGCTTCCGCCGCCGGCGCCACCCCAGTCCACGGCGCGGCCCCCGCCCCCGGGACGGTACCCGCCGCTGAACAGGCCCGCGAAGCCGGCATCCTGAACCGGCGTGTGCACGAACTGTTGGGCCCGGAACTCGACCTCGACGCAGCACCGCCCGAGTCGGTCGTGAAGATCACTCCGCTCCGCATCCTCGGCTCGCTCGTCGTCAGCGAGTTCACCGTCGTGCTGCTGCTGGTCGTGGCGGCCCTGTTCTTCTCCACCTTCGTGCTGCACCGGTACTTCATCCTCTTCCTGCTGCTGCCCAGTGTGCTCGGTTCGCTCGGCTACTACGTGCGGCGTTTCTCGAAGGCGGCCCGCTACTCGATCGCCGCGACATCCGACGGCGTGCGCGTGGGGTACGGGCTGCTCAGCACCAGCAACGACACGCTGCCGCCGGGGCGGATCCACGCCATCGAGGTCACGCAGCCGATCCTCTGGCGGCCGATGGGATGGTGGATGATCCGGATCAACCGTGCCGGCCACGCCTCCGGTCGCGGTTCGTCGTCCGCGCCGCACACGCTGCTGCTGCCCGTCGGGCGGATCGCCGACGTCGAGAAGGTTCTGGCTCTGCTGCTGCCGGGACTTGCCGGCGCGGACACGCAGGGGCTCGTGATGGCGGGGCTCGTCGCCCGCGGGCGTGCGGCCACCGGATTCTCGCGGGCACCCCGGCGGGCGCAGTGCCTCCGCCCGTTCTCGTGGCGCCGCACCGGGCTCGCGCGCACTCACGACGCGGTGCTGCTCCGCACGGGGTTCTTCTGGCGGCGGCTCACCGTGCTGCCGCTTGCGCGCCTGCAGAGCGTGCGTGTCTCGCAGGGTCCGGTGCGGCGGATACTCGACCTCGCCGAGCTGCACTTCACCACGATCGCGGGGCCGGTGCGTGCCGAGCTCGGGGTGATCGATCGCGCGGCGGCCGTCGCGGTGTTCACGGATGTGTCGGCGGCGGCCGTCGAAGCGCTCCGCGCCGACGGCACCCACCGTTGGGCCGCCTGA
- a CDS encoding MFS transporter, which produces MTTQTAPSAARTPSLRTQGIAIVVAGFGQNAILTTVTTFLLVYLLQFAHITTTGIAVVTTIISVAKILDAISDPVMGSIIDMTRTRWGKMRPFILFSAAPVAVLTGLLFSVPAIDEPAQLVYFGIVYVLWGFAYTVCDVPLWGLIGSAFADPVARNRVISRVRAFGAISLGLATLGMPWLAQALSFAPASADAADQTTAAGWSRAVFLVAIVGMGLYLFAFVYGRERPQAVAAPRLSFRKLFGELFHNTPLLMVLIGSVLGFGRFIVQAGGAVFVVIAYGNAGLFTFIGAAIILGLVLASFFTPMLLRRMSARRLMVGSSVAGAVFYVAMYLVGFQSILALAVFIFLTGLTLGVFGVVQATMIADAVDDAEARTGVRNDGISFASLTFVSKIMNSLAVLVFGLFVVIAGYESGVEVTPAMQNTIFLSITIVPAVSCLLSAVPFLFYRLSGARPAPVAVSPKGA; this is translated from the coding sequence ATGACCACGCAGACAGCGCCGTCTGCTGCACGCACTCCCTCCCTCCGCACGCAGGGCATCGCGATCGTGGTGGCGGGGTTCGGGCAGAACGCGATCCTCACGACGGTCACGACCTTCCTGCTCGTGTACCTGCTGCAGTTCGCGCACATCACCACCACGGGCATCGCTGTGGTCACCACGATCATCTCGGTCGCGAAGATCCTCGATGCGATCAGCGACCCGGTGATGGGCAGCATCATCGACATGACGCGCACGCGCTGGGGCAAGATGCGCCCGTTCATCCTGTTCTCGGCGGCGCCCGTCGCCGTGCTGACCGGGCTGCTGTTCTCGGTGCCGGCGATCGACGAACCCGCGCAGCTGGTCTACTTCGGCATCGTCTACGTGCTCTGGGGGTTCGCCTACACCGTCTGCGATGTGCCGCTCTGGGGGCTGATCGGCTCGGCGTTCGCGGACCCTGTCGCCCGCAACCGGGTCATCTCGCGGGTGCGAGCCTTCGGCGCCATCTCCCTCGGGCTCGCGACGCTCGGCATGCCGTGGCTCGCGCAGGCGCTGAGCTTCGCGCCCGCCTCGGCGGACGCGGCCGACCAGACCACGGCTGCCGGATGGTCGCGGGCCGTCTTCCTGGTCGCGATCGTCGGCATGGGGCTGTACCTGTTCGCCTTCGTGTACGGGCGGGAGCGGCCGCAGGCCGTCGCGGCGCCGCGTCTGTCCTTCCGCAAGCTGTTCGGGGAGCTCTTCCACAACACCCCGCTGCTGATGGTGCTGATCGGATCGGTGCTCGGCTTCGGACGGTTCATCGTTCAGGCGGGCGGCGCGGTGTTCGTCGTGATCGCCTACGGCAACGCGGGGCTCTTCACGTTCATCGGGGCCGCGATCATCCTCGGCCTGGTTCTGGCGTCGTTCTTCACGCCGATGCTGCTGCGCCGGATGTCTGCACGGCGCCTCATGGTCGGCAGCTCCGTCGCCGGGGCCGTGTTCTACGTGGCGATGTACCTCGTCGGGTTCCAGAGCATCCTCGCCCTGGCGGTCTTCATCTTCCTCACCGGGCTCACCCTCGGAGTCTTCGGGGTGGTGCAGGCGACCATGATCGCCGACGCCGTCGACGACGCGGAAGCCCGCACCGGTGTGCGGAACGACGGGATCTCGTTCGCGTCCCTGACCTTCGTGTCGAAGATCATGAACTCGCTGGCCGTGCTGGTGTTCGGCCTGTTCGTCGTGATCGCCGGCTACGAGAGCGGGGTGGAGGTGACGCCCGCGATGCAGAACACGATCTTCCTGTCGATCACGATCGTGCCGGCGGTCAGCTGCCTCCTGTCGGCGGTGCCGTTCCTGTTCTACCGCCTGTCGGGCGCCCGCCCGGCGCCAGTGGCCGTATCCCCCAAGGGCGCCTGA